The segment AACAACTTCAGTGCTATTATTGTTAAACTACCATTCGCTTACtcagattttttaaaacattcattGAATTTATTGCATTTTCTAATTGAAGAACCCGTTCAATTCGCTAACGCTGTTAAATATTGTGTATTTTCTTTAGTgcgaaaaattattaaagattcgtcAGTTGCTGCTgagaacaacaaaataacaaatattgatATTGATCAGATTCACATACTTATTCGTTTTATGGGTTTACCCCTTCAACAGGATTTATGCTTTGAACCTTATATCAATTTGTATCGAACTGGTCTCACTGAAGTTATCGGGTTTCTATCGGCGTTATCGGAGCCAGAAAAAGTGGTGTgagtaatatacatatgttccTAAActgataaaaatcttaaatactttttttttcgtaatatttaagaaaaatcgtAAATCACATAAATGATGAGTTCTAATCCaaatcattataaaacatatatgtacatacctaTTTATACTAGGAATGTCAAACGGGACTGGCTTTCATAAATCTTTAAGTCATTATGtttgtaaagattttctttaattttttgaattttagcaACTAAGAATATGAAGAAATTGGGGCTTGTCAGTTGGTACCTAAAGGTAAATTATCTTCATATATTCgggaaaatgttttgaaatagtGGTAGGTCATTAAAAATGGCAACAAAGAATTtatatgttatttattaaagaaaaatttttaacaaatacacaCCTCGTTTTATGCGAATTTCAATTAGTGCGGTTTCAAAATTCTCaatttttctttgcaaaaataattttgagataATCGTTGGTCCACatacatcaaaaaaaaaaattctcaacaaAGTAATACtactgatttttttaaagttggAAGTatttcaagtatgttatttgttgtgaaaatactaaatatatttcctcacttttttgctggtatatacagtgtctctcataagtgtcgaatttaggtataatatgaaaagaaaccaaatttaataacatattttgtatgtaaaattaataaattaatttgttaaattctctagacagtccttagcatTAATATCAAGctttttatatctttaaaaattaacatttacttaaattaatttagctttatttaaaaaaagtccataaaattacctcacaaaagtataagaattttttctgtatttcatatttgactatattatacgaaacacaaaaattagaatatgtattttttctcctttttcccagagataaaaccaaaatttgttattgaaatttatcTGGCTTCTACGGGGAATGAACACTTCGGGTTACTAGTTgtaatgaaaactttattttgatgGGTTGTCcttatgttattattgttatttttatgagtGTAGTTTGTatgattattagttttttaaatattttttcacgcttaaaaaattatatgtctTATGTTTTGTTTAACAACTTATTTCTTCAGGATACAATCTGTTTGGTATTGCGCTACTGGTTGCAcaaggaataaaataaaatcactttCATTAGATGGTAAGTatacatatttagaaaataattatagttttaaagaTATAACTTAACTGTTTACCACAGTTCCAAATTGTACAAATTGTAGACATCCTATGAatgaatattcaaaattaagaCAGACACAAAATTTTCGTTTACTTCGTATTTTACCTGCTGAAAGTATAGAATCACCTCACCAgctgaataaaatttttcgttCGCTAACTGTTCGTGTTTTGGATCACGTTTTTGATTGTAAATTGGAACTAGGAAATCGTTACTTAATTATTGGTCACTACAATTACATTTCTCAAAAGCAAGAATTTGAAGCATGGAATCTAACCATTATTTAGATTCCTTAAAGGACATATCTGAAAGTCAGTTGGAAGCTTTGTTGAGGTATGAAAGTCCACCTGAAACACCAATTGAACTTCAAAAGTCTAAAACATTAAATGAATCCTCTATTCAaagagattttaataaaaataacgttGACGATAACCCTAGCATTCTTGATAACGGCGAATCTTTTTTGTCACAATTAGATTCCGAAattgatttttcaatttttcatcgTGATTCACCAAATTTGCAATGGTCACTATCTGCTATAAATATACAATCCAATAAAAATGATGATATAGATATTGCAACAACATTtaatattgatgaaattttaaatattccaaaagtcgattttttgcaGTTTGATACAAATGAACAGGGGAGTTTAACGATCAAACCCTGTAATTCCTTAGATCAATATCGGAAACAAGAATCCCTTCAAAAGCTAAATAGCTTAAAAAATCTCGCTCTGAATAATAAACGCCCAGACGATATTAAAGatattgataatattttaaaaaatattgatttcgaAAAAATTCCAAACTTGGAAATATTTGATGATTGCTTTTATGACCCAGTTCGGATTCAAAGAaaggtatttaataaataaaaattaaggaaTACTTAatataatcaatttaaaaatttgtagtgcctaacacaactagaacatacAAAGAGTTTAAAGGATTTACAGGAAAAGACAATAGCGTCATGTCCAGCTTCCGTCGGAGAACTTCACCCAAATTCATTTCCGGAAATTTTCTCTACTGAAAATATTAATCCCAGAGAGTTGAAAAGTATACGTTCGCGCGCACTATCTAGTAGAGATAGCGGCAAAGATATTCACGTATACAGCTTACTTCCATGTGATGACAACTTTTGTGAAATTGACGGGATTTTTGAGACGTtgaattttgaagaaatttcagAAAGCGCAAGTTATGTTCCAAAACAGGTAGTTATGTGTTTAAATACGTTAAAAAAAAGTCCCATGTTATGGAAATCACACATATTTTTTGCTAATGAACGtcattgttttttaaatcacattttttgtttaaaaatgttcggtcgcattttctaatttttcataatttttataagataaaaaatgcttttttcttttttaacttataaaacCTGTGAAAGTaaacatattaatttcaaaaaacgtTTAACAAATATAATGAGTGAactttataaatcttttttaatagaaaattaattattcaaCATAACTTTTTTCTACAGCAAAGGAGCAAGAAATAATCGGAGATATAATTGAAAAGTATAATAAAGTCaatgtattattttcttattttccgatgatgtaaaaaatatataaattttgcaatagtAATTAGggtttgaaaaatttatgaaaatactaAATGTATACTTTTCATTTTTAAGCTTACCTctagtatttattaaattttaaatacatatgaaaaatatgtttgattTCTAACTGTCTTTTTGTTTGAGAAGGCACTAATTTTCCATTtgcaaacaaaaatgtttaaaattgtcgtcaaaggctatgtatgaaatttaattatgtttccaaatacatatttacataatttcaaAGGTTTTTGCTTATAGATTTTAATAGTACTCACATACAAATTTGTacatatatttcttattaaCTTTATACATATTAACCTATTAAgatgaattgtttattttagtcTCAAAATGAAGTGCACGTTAAAATGTCGTCTGGTGCCCTTTCAATACCATTTTCAGTTAGACAACTGCATGAAATTGTAACAACTAAATATTCTGATTTTGCTTTTATATATGCATTAAGTTCTCAGTTGTGCCAAGATCGCGTGCCAATGGAGTGTTTTGTTACCTTAAAAATGGGCTTGCTTCTAAGTCTAGTTTCTATAGGGGTAAGtcaataatttgtaataaatttcttttaatttttgaagaaacaatatttatgtattaaatagaATAATGTTGACCGTCCTCCTATACCAATTGTCGCTATGACAAATGACACATATATGACAGATTATCTCATGACAAATATTGGGCAACTAGGATCTCGTTTCCTAGGTTCAGTAGAAGATGCCAAATCTTTTTCTAGCAGCAATTGGATCGAAGCCGATTCTATTCTACTGGCCAGAGGTGGAGTTTACTATGCAGGTGATTGGACTcgtataaaattaagaaaggcagaaaccatttttaaaaacattgaatGTTCTAGCGTCGTTGTGGAGAAGTCTACCATGAACTATCCGCTGGAAACGGCTATATGGACTCATTGGCGTTCATTTAAGCATTGCTCTAAagacaaacaaatgtttaataagtttttaaagtaAGTCGAagtgaatatttattttaagtatatCATAATaataactagttagttagttagtttgaaaggaggatgtatacacatcaaatccgaagaaatttGACAGAATTGGTACAAACACTTATTATACACTTAATATTAacaagtatattaaaaaaaaaactacatcgTATTAATGAGTAGAATTAGAATTTAGTTCCAGTTCTGCaagataaagaaaaaatgtagcGTAAACAATGTCTGTACAAAAATCGCACTATCTCAAAAACTAGATCTTACCGAACATTTTAATAATGACATTTAAACTCAGCGGGAGAAACAGAGttgcaataattaaaaaaaataaaaaactgattttcaaCTGAAAAACTACACATAATACCGCGAAAAGAAAGActatgaattttatattaacgtgtcattggagggatgttgttcatttttggcaactctgaactacatctaatctcagttttaaaagcattaaaaatacGATATTTGGATggcaaaataaaacattttcttcatGACAATTATGGAAATTTCACTGGTTTTTCATCAAACCTTTATGTACTTctaatatgttatttgtaatgacttttctacatctattttcttacttttaacggggttttcatttgtaagaaaatatttggtttataaaagtgaaaagtatgttatcgcatttttagatgtgattaagatgtagtttgtaaagtatgacataaattattttttgctgggaattaaattaaatacatataataaaatatttaaaaagtaaatctgTTTTATAACAAGAATTTGAAATAACATGCATTTTCGTAAATTAATTTGTACATTTCTTTggcaaatttgaaaaaatgtacaaattaaTTTACGAAAATACATGTTATTTCAAATTCTTGTCATAAAGcagaattacattttaaatattttattatatgtataatacatataataaaatatttaattcaattcccagcaaaaaataattaatgtttttttaagaaaatatttatttcttaaaatgtgttcttagttttatttttactaatattAATTTGTGAAGAAATTCGTTCAACATTAACAGTAGCAACAGGTAATGACAAAATTGCATATaccagtatttttaaaataggaAATGCTGTAGTTTCGTCGAcacgttttgttttaaatatgatttcctaaaaagtttcaatattttcttcttcaaaAGTAAATTGTTCACGCCACGCATCATTTGTTTCTTGAATTTCTACTACAGTTGGCACAAATTTACATAATCATTTTCAAATTCAAACTTTTTAAGAGTGAAGTGCAAAGCTCAACGCAAAATTGTACGAAATGattttttaagtcatttttgctTTCCTTAGATAATTTAGATAGAGCTAAGGAAACTTCCGCACCTAAATAAATTTCCTTTGATTATTTGATAATTAGGTTGCAGCATTAAAAAAGTAGGGGTAAAACTTGCCACTTGACACTACAAAATactatatttaagaattttttgagtataatttttaactttagttttatttttttcttttagattaaaattaagattttataacaattataattgagattttaaataatctttcgtatttttaaatcaatctttttaacaacatataaaaacaGCTTCATATAATggccaaaataaataaatgatttttgaaatcaaatatctCCTTCATTTGACTAGAAACCAAATGATTTATACCTTAAATAGAATTATTATGATAATAGAAATATATAGACATTTTTTCGATttcttataaatgaaaaaaaaaatgggtcaaaatatatatttttctggaAAACCCCAAAGTTGGTCCATAGTTGAATGTCATTGATGCCTTTAATTTgatgtatacatttttattgtaaaaaatagttttagagATAtagataaaaatgtataatgatAACATTTGCTTGTAGAAATCTTATTCTAAAACATTGCTGGCTTTAACGAAAAAGAGGAATagtatatagtaattttaattaactattttatgcatatttcatttttatttattttagaattttcggTTTACCAATATTCGTTTCTGACGACAACCATGAAGCTTTAGTTGATTATACTTTGGAACAAGCTTCAATAAGGATTTTTGAATCTACCGTAGATCACTTGTCTGTTAATGAAGACGACATGCGAAATTTTCTTGTTTCTGTATCGCAAAATGAAGTAATTTTAACTCCTGAAGCGgcgcttttgttaaaaaactattttgtggCTTCGCGATCCTCAAGGGAAGGTAAGATTTCAAACTCTATAGTAGAAGCAAATGATAGTAGGAGAACTTGGTAGAATAACGAGTTTGTTATTGAGTGATGCATTTAAAATAGGTGTTATAATTAATCATAATTTATAGAACAACAATTATATGAGAAaatcaattatgtaaaatatattaacatatATATTTCTAGTGTAGTTAAATctccaatatttttgagttagaggTCTGGAAAAAGTGTACTTTAGTTATGAGTATTACTATAATGTAATACTCGTATATATTAATgtcaaaataacatttttttgcaatatatttaaGGAATTCACAGATATAAAATGTATTCCTCCTATTCTGTAAATTTCAtgcaattataataattatttatacgatttttaataaaaaatttttgatgattctgatattttattgataatatAAGGTATTACAGGAATATATCGAGAAACGCGATTTGAGCAAAGTGGTCGTTACTACCTTATTCGCATCCATGCTTCAATTATTTTCCGTCCCTGGTTATACGCATAAGGAATTAAAttctgtaaaagtttttttcctgACTTTATTCAAAAAGAATATATGACTTAAATTTCAATGAATAATTGATAACTAGCGTACAaaacagggatggaaaaatagattttgtttcagtatcaaaaaatatttcagagagtatttttttggatctcaaagtacttaggttaggttgataggaggatgtgtactacatcaaatccgaagaaatttacctaggccacaatcgggcctgttgtgcgctctttatcatgaaaaaaaggaactgaataaattatttttcagtattcagaaactcagaatcttccaatcagtgttagtcaggaatgttatttccggaataacatcacttcaaagatacttggatctaacttcgacgaatgcctggcagtggcaaagaaagtgctccagagtttcactgtcctctccacatgttCTACATACGTTTGAATCCaaacgtccaattttgcataaatgtgctgagtgtgtccactcagaatatgtactatcatactaacttcagattgttcattttgaggagatttttcgtcttgctatCATCAGGGtcccccataggattttcgtggttctacacatttcattattccaagaggtcttatgggattctctcacccatatttttagttcaggttttgttgcgtcgaatggttttgcgttcgtcAGTTTAACTAccttgagctcccttccctttaaagctattacatttgctctttcgttaccgactactcccgagtgggctggtattGTAATTGATGTTtcgtatttgaaattttatttagaataaaaaaaatttttctcaattttcagTACAAATTATTCAATgcttataataattttacaaaacaatatttttcagaagttaaaatataaacaaagtattttgtttCTACACTCCTCCTCtttgtttacaaattaaataagtCCTAAAAGTGTTCTTAACATTAATAATCGTGTTTTAGGAAGTGGTTTTGTTAGAATATCTGCTATCATACTTTCAGTAGGACAATACTTAATacttataaaattatgaatacAATAATCTTTTACAAAATGATATTTTATATCAACATGTTTTGTTCTagcattaaatttttcattcaaaacCATCTTAATGCAACTCCGATTATCTTCCACAATTGTTATAGGTGTATTTACATTTACATGCATTTCTTGAAGTAGTCCATGAATCCACTTTGCTTCTTTACAAGCTTCTGACAATGCAATGAATTCTGCTTCAGCTGTAGATAGAGAAACACAGGTTTGTTTTCGGCATGACCAATTTATAACACcaccatttaaataaaatacgtaACCACTGTGGGATTTTCTATCAATTTTGTTTTCTGCCCAGTCCGCATCTACATAGCCGtataattcattattttctGTTGTACtacttaattttaaagataaatctGCTGAACCTTTAAGATATTTCATAACTCTTTTCACTTCATTCCAATCTTCTTTGTTAGGAGCTTGAGTTTTCTGAGCTAATATTGCAATACTTGCAGTAATATCTGGTCTTGTATTTACtgataaatataaaagtgttcCAATAGCCTTTTGATATAGTTTATTATCCAAAAGTTTTTCAGATTCTGCAATTTTGTTATATGAAGGTATCAAGGGAATATCTGAAATTTTTGAGTCTTGAAGTCCAAATTCGTTTAGaattcttttaatataattttcttgactaaataaataatgaccATCTTTATCTTTTGTAACTTCCATTCCGAGATAATGTTTAACTGGTCCTATGTTAGTCATAGTGAATTTTGTACTTAACATGTTAAAAATCtcatctataaattttatttttttacttgcgACAATCATATCGTCAACATATACCAATAGataatcaatattttctttagattttcttatatataaaCAGGGGTCCATTAAACTTTGCTTAAATTGAAANNNNNNNNNNNNNNNNNNNNNNNNNNNNNNNNNNNNNNNNNNNNNNNNNNNNNNNNNNNNNNNNNNNNNNNNNNNNNNNNNNNNNNNNNNNNNNNNNNNNTGAGGTAAGACCTGATAAAGATTTGACGATGGAAACCGTTAAAGGAAAATTAATGGAAGAATACTCTAAAAAGACAAATCGAGATGATGGATCTAATATTTCCGCATTAAAATCAAAAGCTATTAAGAAATTTGAAggtaaattatgtttcttttgtaaaaaatccgGACATCTCAAGAAAGATTGCCATAAATATAAAGTCTGGTGCAAAAACAAGAAATCTGTAAATATAGTAGAAGAACAAAAAGATGAGTGTGAATTCGTTTTAATGTCAAATATGGTTCCTGGAAATCAAGCTTCGTGGATTATAGATTCGGGTGCAAGTTGCCATATTGCCCGTAATAAAGAATTATTTACAGAAATAAATTATAACGATAAAGATCAGTCAATTTGTGTAGCAAATGGAAACAGTTCTCAAGCCAAAGGTAAGGGAGTATGCAAAATCAAGATTGGAGAAGCGTCCTTAATTGTAAATGACGTTTATTACGTCCCcgaattcaattcaaatttacTATCAGTTAGAAAAATTACTGAAAAAGGATATAATGTAAGTTTTATaaagaatgtatgtattttaaagaaaaattgtaaaattatttgtaaagctTATATTAAGGATGGTTTGTACACACTTAATGCAACTTCTGAAAAAGTATTTtctgttcataattggtcatcaTAATGAAGAAGGTATTAAACGATTATTGAAAGATAAATTAGCAGACATAAAGATAactgaaataaatatgtattaggaAACGTGTGAAATTTGTTTACAAGGGAAATTTGCTAGAATTCCATTTCCGAAGGAAAGCTCCTCTAGATCTGCAAATTGTTTCATTCTGACGTCTGTGGTGCTATATCTCCTGCAACATGTAGTGGTTACAAATATTTCGTAACATTTATATATGATTACAGCAGGTATTGTACAGTATATCTTTTGAAGACTAAAGATGAAGTATACAACAAATTAGTTGAATTTTGGAATTTAGTAAAGAATCAAGTCGGCCATTATCCTAAAGCCATTAGATCAGATAGAGGTGGCGAATATATTGgagaaaatgtaaagaaatttttattagaatgcGGAACTAAAATTCAATATACAGTTCCATATAGCCCACAACAAAATGGAATCGCAGAACGAAAGAATCGAACTTTAGTGGAAATGCTTAAGTGTATGTTGATCGAttcaaagttaaacaaaaatttttggagCGAAGCTTTAATGATGGCGTGTTATATTCAAAATCGTCTACCTTCAAGAAGTATAACAAAAACACCATATGAATTGATGTATGGAAAGAAGCCATCATTAATGGATTTTCATACATTTCGATCTTTATGTTATGTACAAGTTCCTAAAGAAAAAAGGAAGAAGCTCGATTTGAAAGcaattcaaaaagtttttattggaTATGATTTCAACTCAAAGGGATTCAAAGTTTTTGACCATAAGACAAATAAGGTTCAGATATCTCGTGATGTTGTTTTCATAGAATCTGATAAAGAAATTAGTAATGAAAGTTTACATAAGGAAATTTCAGATGAAAATAAGAATGTTGTTTACTTTCCTATGAATTGTCATAAAGATAACCAAGAAGCTGTTATAAACATTGATGAAACGGAAAACATAATAGACATTCTCGATagtgaaattattgaaaatcaaATTGAAGAAAATCCTGATGAGAGTAATAGTTTCGATGAAACTGAAATTTCAGAAAGTACAATAGTAAGTGTGGacagttttatttcaaataatcaaGTTTCTGATTCAGAATGGTCTGGTGCTGGAGAAACATTTGAAGATGCTATACAAAGTCAACAACATCTGGACTTTGTATAGCATCTTCAAAAGACGTGTNNNNNNNNNNNNNNNNNNNNNNNNNNNNNNNNNNNNNNNNNNNNNNNNNNNNNNNNNNNNNNNNNNNNNNNNNNNNNNNNNNNNNNNNNNNNNNNNNNNNTGATTCAGCTTTTCTATTCCATAGAATTTGTCACTCATCttgataatttctttaatatttcttgaTTCTTGATTACCTTTATTAATATCTTGAATGTAATCCTTTATATTAAATcctctttattaaatttctttagggTTTCAACTATTATAACATTTTGTCTGATAATATTGAAGAGAAACAACTACTAAAGTTATAGAGtactttagtagctgtttcctaaaacttttgtttgatgcattttcgagaataagtgccaaaaaagaaaaaaaattaaaaagtattttaaattttaaagaaactttcatccccatattctaattctcttgttatttcaaaacgatttattgaatcatacatacaaaaaaattattttaacagatagatttactaccggttaaacgataatcggatattgagattgtagccctgaaagtatcaaataagactagggagtatcacggtacttttgcacatcaaatagtatcaaaaaagtaccatcgtaccaattttgccatccctggtacaaaatatatatgtaaaaacaataactaaaataCAGAAACAAAACATCATCAGATATGTAATACACTCTCCTCTCTTTTATCAATAAGCTCTTttgttatatgttttttgttttttcttgctttgtttgttttta is part of the Lucilia cuprina isolate Lc7/37 chromosome 3, ASM2204524v1, whole genome shotgun sequence genome and harbors:
- the LOC111678928 gene encoding uncharacterized protein LOC111678928 — translated: MFGGCSSLGILTNEEKQSYIINNSYFTQSYEEQCQLDIFIRSSKLVKIVETVAEDFIKNNQLSERPENNFSAIIVKLPFAYSDFLKHSLNLLHFLIEEPVQFANAVKYCVFSLVRKIIKDSSVAAENNKITNIDIDQIHILIRFMGLPLQQDLCFEPYINLYRTGLTEVIGFLSALSEPEKVVIQSVWYCATGCTRNKIKSLSLDVPNCTNCRHPMNEYSKLRQTQNFRLLRILPAESIESPHQLNKIFRSLTVRVLDHVFDCKLELGNRYLIIGHYNYISQKQEFEAWNLTII
- the LOC111678927 gene encoding uncharacterized protein LOC111678927, with amino-acid sequence MESNHYLDSLKDISESQLEALLRYESPPETPIELQKSKTLNESSIQRDFNKNNVDDNPSILDNGESFLSQLDSEIDFSIFHRDSPNLQWSLSAINIQSNKNDDIDIATTFNIDEILNIPKVDFLQFDTNEQGSLTIKPCNSLDQYRKQESLQKLNSLKNLALNNKRPDDIKDIDNILKNIDFEKIPNLEIFDDCFYDPVRIQRKCLTQLEHTKSLKDLQEKTIASCPASVGELHPNSFPEIFSTENINPRELKSIRSRALSSRDSGKDIHVYSLLPCDDNFCEIDGIFETLNFEEISESASYVPKQSQNEVHVKMSSGALSIPFSVRQLHEIVTTKYSDFAFIYALSSQLCQDRVPMECFVTLKMGLLLSLVSIGNNVDRPPIPIVAMTNDTYMTDYLMTNIGQLGSRFLGSVEDAKSFSSSNWIEADSILLARGGVYYAGDWTRIKLRKAETIFKNIECSSVVVEKSTMNYPLETAIWTHWRSFKHCSKDKQMFNKFLKIFGLPIFVSDDNHEALVDYTLEQASIRIFESTVDHLSVNEDDMRNFLVSVSQNEVILTPEAALLLKNYFVASRSSREDCLTKQSYVMLKQFAESFAKLSMRKEVLSDDALAAIIMCEHFIQNVFSSTPDPDNSPPNFGSFTFVGTVDEYCMQFKEWLNSYIDQYVKE